A single region of the Oncorhynchus keta strain PuntledgeMale-10-30-2019 chromosome 4, Oket_V2, whole genome shotgun sequence genome encodes:
- the LOC118378294 gene encoding coiled-coil domain-containing protein 69-like isoform X1, which produces MGCSHSKRKNKAKEEKTVKEVNNHQDGGGKVPLEELNVALETEKQLGQYEWQLKILREVLSASGTQEREELLKDPTQGELCALVHNITEKFCGRTARTGPAEKVETETAADLTVLYVEKSQRIAEQHERQLEEWQMIQSDETKLLTETHQAAERTLKEEVEELTRELHVYNQLKKRVDQSTFKKDLQRNIQAHGSPGPFWEREQESLLFVIEMKSERIQAQGNKLLQMQVLVEKNLSLEDQVINVLQNNEDLRVRIDNHQSLLQQLSKEHQDLQGALDRQAGLCQRLTQEKEQLMFKLKHRDSCPTFPSFPIVSEISPS; this is translated from the exons GTAAAGTCCCTCTGGAGGAGCTGAACGTGGCTCTAGAAACGGAGAAGCAGCTGGGTCAGTATGAGTGGCAGCTGAAGATCCTACGGGAGGTGCTGTCTGCCTCCGGGacccaggagagggaggagctacTAAAAGACCCAACCCAAGGAGAGCTCTGTGCCCTGGTCCACAACATCACTGAGAAG TTTTGTGGCAGAACGGCAAGGACCGGCCCTGCTGAGAAg GTGGAAACAGAGACAGCTGCTGACCTGACTGTTCTCTATGTGGAGAAGAGCCAGAGGATCGCAGAGCAGCATGAGAGACAGCTGGAAG AATGGCAGATGATACAGAGTGACGAGACAAAACTACTAACAGAGACCCACCAGGCAGCTGAGAGAACGTTGAAG gaggaggtagaggagctGACTAGAGAGCTACACGTGTACAATCAGTTAAAGAAGAGAGTTGACCAGTCTACCTTCAAGAAGGACCTGCAGCGGAacattcag gCCCACGGCAGTCCTGGGCCATTCTGGGAGCGGGAGCAGGAGAGTCTGCTGTTTGTCATTGAGATGAAGAGTGAACGTATTCAGGCGCAGGGGAACAAACTGCTACAGATGCAGGTTCTG GTGGAGAAGAATCTGTCTCTAGAAGACCAGGTCATAAATGTTCTACAGAACAATGAGGACCTGAGGGTTCGTATCGACAACCATCAAAGCCTTCTACA GCAGCTCTCCAAGGAGCACCAGGACCTCCAAGGGGcgttagacaggcaggcaggtctCTGTCAGAGGCTCACCCAGGAGAAAGAGCAACTCATGTTTAAACTGAAGCACAGAGACTCCTGTCCTACCTTCCCATCCTTCCCCATAGTGTCTGAGATCTCCCCCAGCTGA
- the LOC118378294 gene encoding coiled-coil domain-containing protein 69-like isoform X2 has protein sequence MGCSHSKRKNKAKEEKTVKEVNNHQDGGGKVPLEELNVALETEKQLGQYEWQLKILREVLSASGTQEREELLKDPTQGELCALVHNITEKVETETAADLTVLYVEKSQRIAEQHERQLEEWQMIQSDETKLLTETHQAAERTLKEEVEELTRELHVYNQLKKRVDQSTFKKDLQRNIQAHGSPGPFWEREQESLLFVIEMKSERIQAQGNKLLQMQVLVEKNLSLEDQVINVLQNNEDLRVRIDNHQSLLQQLSKEHQDLQGALDRQAGLCQRLTQEKEQLMFKLKHRDSCPTFPSFPIVSEISPS, from the exons GTAAAGTCCCTCTGGAGGAGCTGAACGTGGCTCTAGAAACGGAGAAGCAGCTGGGTCAGTATGAGTGGCAGCTGAAGATCCTACGGGAGGTGCTGTCTGCCTCCGGGacccaggagagggaggagctacTAAAAGACCCAACCCAAGGAGAGCTCTGTGCCCTGGTCCACAACATCACTGAGAAG GTGGAAACAGAGACAGCTGCTGACCTGACTGTTCTCTATGTGGAGAAGAGCCAGAGGATCGCAGAGCAGCATGAGAGACAGCTGGAAG AATGGCAGATGATACAGAGTGACGAGACAAAACTACTAACAGAGACCCACCAGGCAGCTGAGAGAACGTTGAAG gaggaggtagaggagctGACTAGAGAGCTACACGTGTACAATCAGTTAAAGAAGAGAGTTGACCAGTCTACCTTCAAGAAGGACCTGCAGCGGAacattcag gCCCACGGCAGTCCTGGGCCATTCTGGGAGCGGGAGCAGGAGAGTCTGCTGTTTGTCATTGAGATGAAGAGTGAACGTATTCAGGCGCAGGGGAACAAACTGCTACAGATGCAGGTTCTG GTGGAGAAGAATCTGTCTCTAGAAGACCAGGTCATAAATGTTCTACAGAACAATGAGGACCTGAGGGTTCGTATCGACAACCATCAAAGCCTTCTACA GCAGCTCTCCAAGGAGCACCAGGACCTCCAAGGGGcgttagacaggcaggcaggtctCTGTCAGAGGCTCACCCAGGAGAAAGAGCAACTCATGTTTAAACTGAAGCACAGAGACTCCTGTCCTACCTTCCCATCCTTCCCCATAGTGTCTGAGATCTCCCCCAGCTGA